The following proteins are co-located in the Telopea speciosissima isolate NSW1024214 ecotype Mountain lineage chromosome 9, Tspe_v1, whole genome shotgun sequence genome:
- the LOC122638822 gene encoding uncharacterized protein LOC122638822 gives MSLSQGSKSALEYQQIFEEYFYFAPTHLKTEDVKARRFERGLRASLSTSVVLHKYPTYTEVVEAAKLIEDQQRENYRAIQAGKRPIPSHDSRGPNKFQKRGAHTNAGPIQSRRPDVAQVPKAIPASHYGTETLICYNYKEFGHMAKDCPQPRQLGSWPVVTSKAPLAKTTIRPLVPSLASKTQGRVYSITHEEAQSDPSVITGMISMCSLPAYVLFDSGVSQSFVSPSFDEKLSIELPRMEQKLTVSTSTGSKVELDRSFNSCPVRVSDHRLEASLIILDMKDFDVILGMDWLSTLGANLIYAERKILFQIGEDNEFIFKGRKSDGLLVYEYVDDDGDGLRR, from the exons atgagCCTCAGTCAAGGATCCAAGTCAGCCCTTGAATATCAACAAATCTTTGAGGAGTATTTTTACTTTGCTCCGACTCACTTAAAGACTGAGGATGTGAAGGCAAGAAGGTTTGAGAGAGGGCTTAGAGCTAGCTTGAGTACTTCGGTGGTACTACACAAGTACCCCACCTACACAGAAGTGGTTGAAGCCGCCAAGCTGATAGAAGACCAGCAGAGGGAAAATTATCGGGCTATACAAGCAGGCAAGAGGCCAATACCATCTCATGACTCTAGGGGACCCAACAAGTTCCAGAAGAGAGGGGCTCATACCAATGCAGGCCCAATTCAGTCCCGTAGACCTGATGTGGCTCAAGTGCCTAAAGCTATACCTGCTTCTCATTACGGGACTGAGACTCTTATTTGTTATAACTACAAGGAatttggccatatggccaaggatTGTCCACAACCACGACAATTGGGCTCATGGCCAGTTGTGACTTCCAAGGCACCCTTGGCAAAGACTACTATTCGCCCACTTGTTCCTTCTCTAGCGAGCAAGACTCAGGGGCGAGTTTATTCTATTACTCATGAGGAAGCCCAATCTGACCCTAGTGTTATCACAG GCATGATTTCTATGTGCTCCTTACCTGcttatgtgttatttgattcgggGGTGTCACAGTCCTTTGTATCCCCCTCCTTTGATGAAAAATTATCAATTGAACTGCCCAGAATGGAGCAAAAGTTGACAGTTAGTACGTCAACTGGAAGCAAAGTTGAGCTTGACCGGTCCTTCAACTCTTGCCCTGTTCGAGTGAGCGACCACAGGCTTGAAGCTAGTTTGATCATTCtagatatgaaagactttgatgtgatcttgggaatggattggttatccacaCTTGGAGCCAACCTGATCTATGCAGAGAGGAAGATACTCTTCCAGATAGGAGAGGATAATGAGTTCATATTCAAGGGTAGAAAAA